Part of the Vigna angularis cultivar LongXiaoDou No.4 chromosome 1, ASM1680809v1, whole genome shotgun sequence genome, TGAATTTGGGTACGTGTCTATTACTATTATACTATACTGTGTAAATCAGTTGATGGTTGATTTCTTATCAAAGCTACCGAGTAGCTGCCTTGAACGAACCCTGACTTGTAATCGTACAAGTGCGTGCATACACTGCATTGCTATACGTGATTGTTTCCTCACCCACACCCCACGAACCAAAGCTTGCACCTTCACTAGCCCTTTTAATGCTTTATATGCTCTTCTTGCCTGTCCAACAAATAATCAACTCAATTATGCTTGTATGAGTAGTGAGAATTTCAATATCAATTCATAAAATCAATGAATGTTTAAATCAAAGAAGAATTggttttgaatatattattataagaatGCATACTAGATGTCCCCTGAAAAAAGCTTGGATCTTAATGGCCGCAACATCTTCCTTGGTGATTGCAGAAACAGGTGTTGGTGTTTGTGTAGGGAAACTGAAGTCTTCATTCCTGAGTATGGCTTCTTCGCATTCGTTAGTGCAAATACTTGTGCGTGGGAGAATGATGTCTTTGTTGGATGATCTGATGAATCTTCCGCGAAGAATTCTGAACCATTTTTGCGACACACCCATTTtacttgttttcttttggttgGAGTGAAGTTCTTAGTTATGATGTGATGGATTTAAATGTGTGAGGGAGTGACGTAAAGGAAGGGGAGAGTTGAGGGAAACATGTttgaaaacctttttctttttctttagtgGTGCCTGTTATAGTGATGGATATGTCAGAGTTGTGAAACTGAAAACGTGGCGGCATGATTTTCTTTGTGACGATTCCAGTGTGTGTTCTAAGCATTCGcatgaataaaataaagtgtCACAGTCACAAATTCTTCTCTCAGTTTAGTCATCTCAATGCTTTTCTAATATAAAAGACCTTAATTATATTTGAGACTTTTCTATCCTTTCTGTAAAATGTAAGACTTTAACTTGAATTTATCAGAAGTCCATTTTGAGAACCTGGAGCAATGGAGAAAGTCTGCGACTGTAAACAATCTATGGCAGTTAATATGCTTCGAAGGTAACTAAGCAAGTATTAGAAGCAAACCAAGAGTTATTAGCACAACCCTTTTTAACTTTTGAACAAGTGACGACCTCATAAAGATGCCTTACTGCGGAAGAACAAATTAACCTAATTTTGAGTTCTGACATTCAACCAAAAAGGATGCTTGTTCTCAACTCCAATGAAGAAAAACATTTGCCTAAAGAAGAAGTTAAGGCCTATACATATGGACCTTTTACCAGGCTGACACCACACTATCAATATCTGAGCCAAGCACGAGTGCATCTGCATTCACCATCATCTCTATCAAAGAAGAAActgtttcaaatatttaatttgaaggaaaaattattggataattaatataaaaaatcagggacctaaattttgtttcaacaaaataaaaaaaatgtacataaACCTTCACTACTGAAAAAGGTGTCAATAGGTGACAGAAcattttgttggatattatatttatttattattgaaattattttgtcTCTACATTGTTTTATAGACGTGAGTGATATTATAAAGCGAGGaaaattggtaaaataaaaaaataatagtcacTTCTATTATAATTGcaaaagtaatttttatgatttatttttatttaggttATAATTTATCTGTCATAATAAAGACATGGTAGCATAATGGTAaatttaataagatttttttatactagttattactataatcaatataaaaaattgatgaaataacaattttgtaataaagtaaaaaatttgtttgtcaTTTATACCAATAACTAGCATAAAAAGTGAGAGTGGTGATAATTTTCCTAATTAAATAGAAGACTTTAAATGTTGATTATACCTAGATCTCCTATAGAAAGTTGGCATAATGacaatttagtaataaaataagagaCTTTTTACGCTGATTAAACCTAGAATCGATATAGAAAGTGAAACGCTTCACTTCACTTTCCTCTATTTGATCCTCAAcacttcttctcctcctttcaTTGCAATGTCACATTTCGCATCAAAGTTTACTCGCTCTTGCATTTGTTTCTCCCTCTCTTGGTCCTCGCTCATTGTCGCTTCTCGTAGTCACGACTTTCGTTCTACTTATTGTCACATTCGTCTGCACAATTCTTACTCTCGTTGTTCTGCCTTCGTAGAATGTTCTTCTCCTTGCTCTTCACATCTTCATTAAGTACTACCGGTTGGAGCACAAGCTACTAGTGACCGTTGCCCTTATCGTTGCTAACATTCTCATTTATCTTCGCCCCTCCCTCTTTGATTCCCTCAATCCACTCATCCAGCAAGTTTGGTTCAACCCCCACCTCATTCTCAAGgtaattttttcaattcatCTTCTTATAACTATCAATGTTTCATTTGAAGGTTCTCCATTCTAATTCTAGTTTTGTTAACAACACAAGGACTTGAAATACTTCCCATTGTTGTCATTTTACCATATCAATGAACTATACCTTGTTTATAATGTTATTGCTTCTTTGGAAAGGATTTCAATTAGAGACGTCAATGGGAAGCGTCAATTTTACTTCCATGGTTTCTTCTCTACTTCTACTCTCCTAGGGTGTTACCCTAATTATTTAACAAGGGGATTGCGGAAACTAAGAAGGGGTGAAGATGCCAAACCTATACATATGATAAAGATTCGAGGATTTCCCGCTCTGAAATATGTGACTTTGTATGTTGAATTGTCTCCAAAACTGACTTAGAAAGTCATTTTGAACCAACATAATTTGCTACACTTAGGTATGATaattataactaaattataatagtaaataatactTTCTATGTCAGATCTGGAAATACATGTCACAATAAGTTGTACTTACTATGTCAAGTCTTTGAATACATGTTATAGTAAGTTAGACTTAGTTAAGTTTATCATTCTTTAACTTACTATATGAGGTCTTcgaatatttttcataataagttTGACTTATTAGGTTAAGTTTTTTaacttccataaaaaaaaatatgaactcATATATCATCTAGAATTGTGATGCCAAAAAAAGTTGTTGTAAAAAGTCCTTCAGAACCAttataaaaaatgacatttttactAGTGTGACTTTATATCATATTCTCAAAAGTctgtgttaaattttaattattttaatattaaaaagtctTAACATAAATAGTTTCAtgaataaatttcattattttaaaatatattattcttttagaaattaagtatttttatttctttcaaagAGTTTTACCTCTTTACTTATCTTATTGAATAACTAGAATTGTAGGATTCATCCTTACAACGAACTCTTCAATTTGAGAATAATGCTTATAGGATTGAATAACTGGGATTTATATCTTCAGCTAGTCATTTTCTAttgttgttttatatatattttagttttatgtatattttaatattacgGTTATTTACTTATGATAACTAcactaatattatatatttatattttgagataaatatattttgtttcatcaattttattattatgttttatttaatgctaaatattaattgttacaaataaactatttaaatgcAGTCTATCTACTCGAGtttacaataatattaacaattatttttgaaaatattgttaatttaaaaattattaacatttattaatttaaatatgaataattaatatacaaaaCAATAATAGTTTTACTTGTTAatagtattaattaatttttaatttaacataattacagaaaattaaaagcataagaaatatgttttgaaaCATGTCACTAATTCCACTgttaactaattattattaaataactattaattatattacataTACCTATCACTTAATTAATCTAAACTCTCAATCTTACAAGGTTAAAATTATGATGAGAAAGTGATTCCATTTAATCGTACaatcttaaaattaaatggaTCCTAGTGTATTTTGATATCATAATTTATGAATCTATTTTCGTATCATAATTTATGAACCACAATTTAGCAAGAATTTATAACGTTTCACAGTAGGTAGATGAATGTCGCGGTAGTTCGTTGATGATCGTATCCATATCCCAGCTGAGACACGCAACTGGTGGCTGCTACTTGCTCAACATCTGGTATCTCCAATCTCTCAATTCATGGAATAATCGCTACCATTTCCCGTTTTCAGAAAAGAttattctcttcttcctttactGCTTATTGTGGTTCTAACGTTGGTTTGCTTCGCGTTATTGTTATCCCACGACATGTTTGTGAAAATGCGTAATAGAGATGTTTTTCTTGAGTTGGGGTCGCCCCTCTCCCCAAGACCAAAAAGCTTGCATCAACAAGTAAATAACACCTGCTTTAGCTTTTTTACTGGAAAATTGGAATACCCGTTTCCAAGTGCATTTATATGTGGCTTATTACGTTTTGCCATGTTACCAGGTCCGGTACTTTCAACTATGATGACAAATATAAAGGTGCTACTGTTAAATCACTGTCTTCCCTTAAAGCAGACTTGGGGCTGTCCAAAGATGGATTTTTACTGAATGAGGCACGAGTTCTGGTTGGTTCTGGTATTGAGACTTTTGAAAAAGGCAAGAGTGCCCTCAAAAGTTGGAGGTATGTTCATATATGAATAAGCAAATAAAGGTGTATTGTGGTTTTAATCTGCTTAAGTTTTTGAAGTGGGTGACctcaattttctcattttttggaagtttgtttcttcttttatgcGTGTGTTTACATGGGTTTATTGTGGGAAAATTGCTTGCAGGCATTTTGGATTGAATTGGGCATTTGTTGATCCGAAAACACCAGTTCAACAAGGAGTGAAATTCTGTGTTTGTGTCAAGGAGTTCTTTCCGTGGCTCACGATGCCACTTCAGGTTGTGTACGTAAATGAAACTCGAAAAGCCAAAAACCGCCGGGCCTCCTTTGCTTTCGGAAGTGGCACTCTTCATGGTCACCTGCTGGTAACTGCTTTTTCGTCAGTTTTGctgcttttcttttcctcttacTATTTTTATCTTGGGCCTTTAGATAtactttttaagttatttttttatttaagtttgttTAGATATAATACCTTGACTTAAGTTGGTGCTTTTTGATACATTTATATTCTTGTAGAAGACAATTTAAGTTCTCTGTTTGAGAGTTTGTATATGCATATATGCATATACTTTGCAATTGCATAATGATATATAAGGAACACTTTACACTTCCAAGTAAAATTTGTGGTTATGGTCACTTCACTGCGCCCATGTCCCTGTCATAGGATGTATAAATGTCCTTCCGCATATAATTCTTTGTAAAATTCAACttt contains:
- the LOC108328513 gene encoding protein IQ-DOMAIN 20, producing MGVSQKWFRILRGRFIRSSNKDIILPRTSICTNECEEAILRNEDFSFPTQTPTPVSAITKEDVAAIKIQAFFRGHLARRAYKALKGLVKVQALVRGVWVRKQSRIAMQCMHALVRLQVRVRSRQLLGSFDKKSTIN
- the LOC108335976 gene encoding UPF0548 protein At2g17695 isoform X3, with product MFFLSWGRPSPQDQKACINKSGTFNYDDKYKGATVKSLSSLKADLGLSKDGFLLNEARVLVGSGIETFEKGKSALKSWRHFGLNWAFVDPKTPVQQGVKFCVCVKEFFPWLTMPLQVVYVNETRKAKNRRASFAFGSGTLHGHLLAGEERFSVEIDENNQVMESGSTAIEKKVWLCIYV
- the LOC108335976 gene encoding UPF0548 protein At2g17695 isoform X6 gives rise to the protein MFFLSWGRPSPQDQKACINKSGTFNYDDKYKGATVKSLSSLKADLGLSKDGFLLNEARVLVGSGIETFEKGKSALKSWRHFGLNWAFVDPKTPVQQGVKFCVCVKEFFPWLTMPLQVVYVNETRKAKNRRASFAFGSGTLHGHLLAGEERFSVEIDENNQVW
- the LOC108335976 gene encoding UPF0548 protein At2g17695 isoform X2 — its product is MFFLSWGRPSPQDQKACINKSGTFNYDDKYKGATVKSLSSLKADLGLSKDGFLLNEARVLVGSGIETFEKGKSALKSWRHFGLNWAFVDPKTPVQQGVKFCVCVKEFFPWLTMPLQVVYVNETRKAKNRRASFAFGSGTLHGHLLAGEERFSVEIDENNQLQVMESGSTAIEKKVWLCIYV
- the LOC108335976 gene encoding UPF0548 protein At2g17695 isoform X4, encoding MFFLSWGRPSPQDQKACINKSGTFNYDDKYKGATVKSLSSLKADLGLSKDGFLLNEARVLVGSGIETFEKGKSALKSWRHFGLNWAFVDPKTPVQQGVKFCVCVKEFFPWLTMPLQVVYVNETRKAKNRRASFAFGSGTLHGHLLAGEERFSVEIDENNQKASLLFIS
- the LOC108335976 gene encoding UPF0548 protein At2g17695 isoform X1, giving the protein MFFLSWGRPSPQDQKACINKSGTFNYDDKYKGATVKSLSSLKADLGLSKDGFLLNEARVLVGSGIETFEKGKSALKSWRHFGLNWAFVDPKTPVQQGVKFCVCVKEFFPWLTMPLQVVYVNETRKAKNRRASFAFGSGTLHGHLLAGEERFSVEIDENNQVWYEVLSFSKPAHILSFLGYPYVMIRQKHFANESSKAMLKHINSSKS
- the LOC108335976 gene encoding UPF0548 protein At2g17695 isoform X5, whose amino-acid sequence is MFFLSWGRPSPQDQKACINKSGTFNYDDKYKGATVKSLSSLKADLGLSKDGFLLNEARVLVGSGIETFEKGKSALKSWRHFGLNWAFVDPKTPVQQGVKFCVCVKEFFPWLTMPLQVVYVNETRKAKNRRASFAFGSGTLHGHLLAGEERFSVEIDENNQVCCR